The window TCCCCCTAATTAACAACCTTTTTCCTCCTTAAATACCAATAGTTAATTTCGTTACAAAATCATCATAAATATGCCCAATGATAGATTTAAAATGAATCCTTCTACACTGAGTATGAACTTTAAAAACCACTATATACAAAAACAGGGTCAATTAATTCATTGATCCTAGAAATTTTAGATTTTAGATGACCATTCACTTAGCCTGTGCGTTTTAGATTTAAACGAACAAAAAAATATATCTAAGCATGATTATTGTGAAATGGTATAATCCCTAGCTTTTTCCAGAGTTATTATGTTGCTGAACTTTTAAAATTGCTTCCTGAGCTAACTGTTCCAGCCTTGCATCTTTCAGTTCCCTAGCAATAGCTAAACCCTTTTGCGCCGAATCTAAAGCTTTCCGATCGTCCCCCAATTTAGCGTAAGTATAACTCAAAAGTACTAGAAGAGTTCCTTCTCGCTCCCGATTACCGATTTCCTGATAAATCGCTAACGACTGTTCCCAAAACTGTAAAGCTTCCTGAAATCGATCGACTTTAGACCTCTGAAGTCCCTGGTAAAACAATTGAAATGCCTGCGTATCCTTTTCCGTATTCGTTTGTGCCAGCACTTTTGGCACTAGCAAATTTCTCAACGAATAAAAATTCACAGAACTAACTGCAATAACTGTGAGTACAGCAACAACTGTAAAAATTCCTAGTTTCGTTAAACGCATCGCTGTTAATCAGAGAAGTTAGTCTTAGTTTACTCATAACTTGGATTAATTCAACATCCACCTATAAATAGATCCCTGACTTCTTCAAGAAGCCAGGGATCTATCTGCACTAGTTAAAATTATGATAATGTTTGCCAAGTGTAATCACTAAAGGTGTGAAGGAAAAAACCACAATGAAAGATTTAACCCGTAGAGAATTTATTATTGTTTCCACTTTAGCCGCTGGTTTTGCTATAGCAGTTCGCCCCATTTCTGCCCAAGTTATCACCACCGATAGTCAAGGTTTAATAGCAGGAGAAGTAAAAATTCCCGTTGCAGATGGTGAAATTCCTGCTTATCGCGCTATGCCCGCAACCGGAGAGAATTTTCCTACAGTTTTAGTAATACAAGAAATCTTTGGAGTTCACGAACATATCCAAGATATTTGTCGGCGTTTTGCTAAGATGGGATATCTAGCTATTGCCCCCGAAATGTTTTCCCGTCAAGGCGATGTTTCCCAACTAACTAACATCCAAGAAATCATTTCTAAAGTAGTCTCTAAAGTTCCCGATTCTCAAGTAATGTCTGATTTAGACGCTACCGTAAAATGGGCGGCAGAATCAAGTAAAGGTAATACCAAAAAATTAGGAATTACTGGTTTTTGTTGGGGCGGCAGAATTACTTGGTTATACTCAGCACATAACCCAAATGTTACTGCTGGTGTCGCGTGGTATGGCCGTTTAGTCGGTCAATCCACCCCGCTAACCCCCAAACATCCAATCGATATTGCTGCTGATTTAAAAGTCCCAGTTTTAGGACTTTACGGCGGTAATGATGACGGAATTCCTAATTCTACAGTTGAACAAATGCAGAAAGCTTTAAAAACCGGAAATAGCGGTTCTGAAATTATTCTTTATCCCGATACACCTCACGCTTTTTTTGCTGATTATCGTCCCAGTTATCGCCAAAAAGAAGCTGAAGATGGTTGGAACAGATTGCAAGAATGGTTTAAAAAATACGGAGTTGCTTAATTTAAGTAATCAAATCTTTGGGCAGAAAATCAAGTCGGTTTAAATAGCACAATCTAACTTTGTCATTTTCAAAGTCAATTCTGCTAATGGCAGCATTATTAAGGATGAAAGAGTAATAGTGTCCTGTAGGGAAATTTAAAAGCGTTGCTAAAAAGCAATTATAAAATCCCCCGTGACTGACAAAGGCTACTCTGTCATCCTTAT is drawn from Phormidium ambiguum IAM M-71 and contains these coding sequences:
- a CDS encoding tetratricopeptide repeat protein, giving the protein MRLTKLGIFTVVAVLTVIAVSSVNFYSLRNLLVPKVLAQTNTEKDTQAFQLFYQGLQRSKVDRFQEALQFWEQSLAIYQEIGNREREGTLLVLLSYTYAKLGDDRKALDSAQKGLAIARELKDARLEQLAQEAILKVQQHNNSGKS
- a CDS encoding dienelactone hydrolase family protein, whose protein sequence is MKDLTRREFIIVSTLAAGFAIAVRPISAQVITTDSQGLIAGEVKIPVADGEIPAYRAMPATGENFPTVLVIQEIFGVHEHIQDICRRFAKMGYLAIAPEMFSRQGDVSQLTNIQEIISKVVSKVPDSQVMSDLDATVKWAAESSKGNTKKLGITGFCWGGRITWLYSAHNPNVTAGVAWYGRLVGQSTPLTPKHPIDIAADLKVPVLGLYGGNDDGIPNSTVEQMQKALKTGNSGSEIILYPDTPHAFFADYRPSYRQKEAEDGWNRLQEWFKKYGVA